One window from the genome of Salvia miltiorrhiza cultivar Shanhuang (shh) chromosome 7, IMPLAD_Smil_shh, whole genome shotgun sequence encodes:
- the LOC130992415 gene encoding LOW QUALITY PROTEIN: nuclear pore complex protein NUP50A-like (The sequence of the model RefSeq protein was modified relative to this genomic sequence to represent the inferred CDS: deleted 1 base in 1 codon), protein MGDAENLQPSKKRAAGVQLSRDNPGLDDDEPEQEAGTFKKASDDVLAKRRIVKVRRPQMSTPAAPPPSASNPFAAIQLVPLTSSAPSQVEAHSGQSKETEQIDESKSENKVDEPSRDESIKEEKSDVNDDNTKQSENKVDDSNAQPDDNVVVQEKDNSVVEEVVVSGNGGDEATIPTEADTVETQTGKDEKDNGDDKEKENEATAEKNEEAVPFSSFRQLSSNQNAFSGLTGTGFSSPSFSFGSINKDGTAPKSDSTTTFSFGVSNNGSSSIFGSSGASSISKSEGNKFPPMQEVPIQTGEENENAVFTADSILFEYIDGSWKERGKGELKVNVSTTGTGKGRLVMRARGNYRLILNASLFPDMKLTNMDKKGITFACVNSAGEGKDALSTFALKFKDPSIVEDFRAEVTKHKSTAPVALRTPENSPKADE, encoded by the exons ATGGGGGATGCAGAAAACCTTCAACCATCTAAAAAGAGAGCTGCTGGAGTCCAACTATCTCGTGATAACCCTGGTCTGGATGACGATGAACCGGAACAAGAGGCAGGAACTTTTAAGAAAGCAAGTGATGATGTTTTGGCCaaaagaagaatagtgaaagtACGTCGCCCTCAGATGTCAACTCCAGCTGCCCCACCTCCATCTGCTTCTAATCCTTTTGCTGCCATCCAGTTGGTACCGCTTACTTCATCTGCTCCTTCACAGGTAGAGGCACACAGTGGTCAGAGTAAGGAAACTGAGCAAATTGATGAGAGTAAATCTGAAAATAAGGTTGACGAACCATCAAGAGACGAATCTATCAAGGAGGAAAAGTCTGATGTCAATGATGACAACACTAAGCAATCTGAAAATAAGGTTGATGACTCAAATGCTCAACCAGATGATAATGTTGTTGTACAAGAGAAGGATAACTCTGTGGTAGAAGAAGTTGTGGTAAGTGGGAACGGCGGGGATGAGGCGACAATTCCTACAGAAGCTGATACTGTTGAGACACAAACAGGGAAGGATGAAAAAGATAATGGAGATGACAAGGAGAAAGAGAATGAGGCAACTGCAGAAAAGAATGAAGAAGCTGTCCCATTTAGCTCATTTCGACAACTATCAAGTAACCAAAATGCTTTCTCTGGTCTTACTGGAACAGGGTTTTCTAGT CCCTCATTCTCATTTGGATCGATCAATAAAGATGGTACTGCCCCAAAGAGTGACAGTACTACAACCTTTAGTTTTGGTGTTTCTAATAATGGAAGCTCTTCTATTTTTGGGAGCTCTGGGGCAAGTAGCATCAGTAAGAGTGAGGGCAACAAATTTCCTCCCATGCAGGAGGTTCCTATTCAAACTGGAGAGGAGAATGAGAATGCTGTTTTCACTGCTGATTCTATTCTTTTTGAATATATTGACGGATCTTGGAAGGAACGGGGGAAGGGGGAACTGAAGGTCAACGTTTCCACAACAGGGACAGGAAAAGGCAGACTTGTTATGAGGGCCCGAGGAAATTATCGTCTAATTCTCAATGCTAGTCTTTTTCCAGACATGAAGCTTACAAATATGGACAAGAAAGGCATCACTTTTGCCTGCGTGAACAGCGCTGGTGAGGGGAAAGACGCTCTTTCAACATTTGCCTTGAAATTCAAGGATCCTTCCATAGTTGAAGATTTTCGAGCAGAAGTCACCAAGCACAAATCTACTGCCCCAGTTGCACTGAGAACCCCAGAAAATTCTCCCAAGGCTGATGAATGA
- the LOC130992416 gene encoding thionin-like protein 2: MLKRRSLEMDVRKVMRAIGMLVLGVGMLSGKSSATFKDCYTKCFIFCMIEPSQTLCSCTTHCLKDCIFQEIQNDLREDSDNLGFCKLGCAFSMCSTFSSKRTPNGDKVDSCVGSCSNKCTKSYSSLP, translated from the exons ATGTTGAAAAGAAGAAGTTTAGAGATGGATGTGAGGAAAGTGATGAGAGCAATTGGTATGCTAGTTTTAGGTGTGGGAATGCTAAGTGGAAAATCCTCAGCTACTTTCAAAGACTGCTACACCAAATGCTTCATTTTCTGCATGATTGAACCTTCTCAAACCCTTTGTTCCTGCACCACACACTGCTTGAAGGATTGCATCTTCCAAGAAATCCAGAACGATCTTCGTGAAGATTCCGATAACCTCGGCTTCTGCAAACTCGGCTGCGCCTTCTCCATGTGCTCTACGTTCAGCTCCAAACGCACGCCCA atGGTGACAAAGTGGATAGCTGTGTGGGGTCCTGCTCCAACAAGTGCACCAAGAGCTACTCATCATTACCTTAA